The genome window GCAAAAGCCCTGAACAATTAGAAAACCTAAAAAAACTAAACGCCTTCGGCCGCTTCGGAGAAACGGACGATATCGCAAAAGTTGTCGCCTTTTTAGCGAGTGAAGATGCTCGTTGGATTACAGGTCAGACCCTTCGCGTTAATGGTGGAATGGTTTAATTGTAAGAAAAAAATCGATTGAAAGAATCGGATTCACACTGAAAAGTGCAAATCGATGTTCTTCCAATCGATTTTTCATTATATTATTTTGCTATTAATGAGATGGATGGTCTACTTTCACTCGTTTGATAAAGAACGATAGAACTAGACCAATGATTGCAACAATAATCGCAAAGCTAAATGATTTTTGTACACCAGCTGTAAAGGCGAGCAATGGACTTAACGGGTTGGTTAAATCGGTCGCAGCACTATCTATATATTCCGCTGAACCTGAAGCTAAAAGAGAAATAGCAATTGCTGTTCCGATAGCTCCACCAACTTGCTGCAACGTATTCATAATTGCAGTTCCATGTGGATATAATTCAGGCGGCAATTGGTTTAAGCCATTTGTTTGTGCCGGCATCATTACCATAGAGACACCAATCATTAATACAATCAGCAAAGCAATAATAAAACCTGATGATGTATCAATATCAATTGTAGAGAAACCAAATAATGCAAGAGTTGCTAGTGCAAGACCAGGAATAACTAACCATTTTGGGCCAAATTTATCAAAGAGACTTCCCATAATTGGCGAAAGTAATCCGTTAATTAAACCACCTGGCAGAAGTAGTAATCCTGCTGTAAATGTGCTTAATGCAAGCACATTTTGTAAATATAGCGGCAATAAAATCATGGATGAAAGCATAACCATCATAATCATGATGACAAGTACTAAACCTATAACAAACATTGGATATTTAAAAGCACCTAAATTCATCATCGGCTGCTCACTTTTCACTTGGCGAATAGCAAACAAGATTAATGCTATTAGTCCAATGGCAATAGAAATAATCACTTCTAAGCTGCCCCATCCGCCGCCTTCTCCAGCATTACTAAACCCGTAAACAATACCACCGAATCCAATTGTTGATAAAATAATCGATAAAATATCAATCTTTGGCTTCGTTAATGTTGTTACATTTTGCATAAATATACTACCGAATACAAGCGCAACCACAAGCAGTGGCAGGGAAATCCAGAAAATCCAGTGCCAAGTAAGGGAGCGAAGAATTAACCCAGAAATAGTTGGCCCTACTGCCGGAGCAAAACTAATGACCAACCCCATCATTCCCATTACTTTCCCCCGTTTATGCGGTGGAATTAACACAAGAATTGTGTTAAACATAAGCGGTAATAATAGTGCTGTACCAATTGCCTGAACAACACGAGCAACCATTAAAATTGTAAAGGTAGGCGCGATTGCTCCTATAAGCGTTCCCGAAATCGAAAAAATAAGGGAAGTAATAAATAACTGTCTTGTCGTAAA of Niallia circulans contains these proteins:
- a CDS encoding DHA2 family efflux MFS transporter permease subunit yields the protein MDIPAKGETIGKTEFKTVPIIASFLIAGFIGLFSETALNMALRTIITDFSINETTVQWLTTGYLLTLGILVPVSGLILQWFTTRQLFITSLIFSISGTLIGAIAPTFTILMVARVVQAIGTALLLPLMFNTILVLIPPHKRGKVMGMMGLVISFAPAVGPTISGLILRSLTWHWIFWISLPLLVVALVFGSIFMQNVTTLTKPKIDILSIILSTIGFGGIVYGFSNAGEGGGWGSLEVIISIAIGLIALILFAIRQVKSEQPMMNLGAFKYPMFVIGLVLVIMIMMVMLSSMILLPLYLQNVLALSTFTAGLLLLPGGLINGLLSPIMGSLFDKFGPKWLVIPGLALATLALFGFSTIDIDTSSGFIIALLIVLMIGVSMVMMPAQTNGLNQLPPELYPHGTAIMNTLQQVGGAIGTAIAISLLASGSAEYIDSAATDLTNPLSPLLAFTAGVQKSFSFAIIVAIIGLVLSFFIKRVKVDHPSH